A region from the Acidiferrobacter sp. SPIII_3 genome encodes:
- a CDS encoding plasma-membrane proton-efflux P-type ATPase: protein MPTDKGLSEAEAQRRLQQYGPNAIIEKPQRTWWLFLRKFWDPVPWMLEITWILEMVLGKWVEAAIIAALLIFNAVLGFRQEHKAQTALDALRKRLHITARVFRDGQWRSIPARDLVPGDVAHVRVGDIVPADMTLTEGAILVDQSALTGESMPVDRGASSAVYSASIVRRGEASGTITATGTRSYFGKTAELVRTAGSKSHLEGLVLAIVRYLVFMDGFLVVAIVIYAAAIRMPLAEILPFALILFVASVPVALPATFTLATAMASLGLAQRGVLVTRLAAIEEAAAMSDLCSDKTGTLTQNRLSLAATKPMGDATTVELLSMAAAASDEATQDPIDLTLLAAAREQGVTIPQRVGFTPFDPATKRSEAALRIEGALWAAMKGAPQIIAALTKTEGWEQGAQGLAAQGARVLAVAAGPVGTPRFLGLVALADPIRPDARQALGTLQDLGVRVRMVTGDNVITAKTVATTLGLTGAVCDRADRGGDCAVYAGVFPEDKFHLVQRLQQQQKIVGMTGDGVNDAPALKQAEVGIAVESATDVAKAAASLVLTNPGLSGVGDAVETGRRVYQRLLTYTLNKIVKTFQVALFLSLGLLVFHSFVITPILVLLLLFANDFVTMSLARDHVRPSPTPDRWDVHALIFAALVVAVAWTAYIFAVYVIGRAIGLPMHARQTLDFLGLVFSGLANVLLVRERGHIWHSRPGVLLLWAISADIVVVTLLAHYGLLMARIPVIMTIRLLGATVLYTLVLDQLKVPLLRHLKKGAANGPGTIAGTSAS, encoded by the coding sequence ATGCCTACCGATAAAGGTCTGAGCGAGGCGGAGGCGCAACGGCGCCTTCAACAGTACGGGCCAAATGCCATTATCGAAAAACCGCAGAGGACCTGGTGGCTCTTCTTGCGGAAGTTCTGGGACCCGGTGCCGTGGATGCTGGAGATCACCTGGATTCTCGAGATGGTTCTCGGCAAGTGGGTGGAAGCGGCGATTATCGCCGCGCTACTCATTTTCAATGCGGTCCTGGGTTTTCGCCAGGAGCATAAAGCCCAGACGGCCCTGGATGCCCTGAGAAAGCGCCTACATATTACGGCGCGAGTATTTCGCGACGGGCAATGGCGCAGCATTCCGGCCCGCGACCTCGTGCCGGGGGATGTCGCGCACGTCCGCGTCGGCGACATAGTGCCCGCGGATATGACCCTGACGGAAGGGGCGATTCTGGTGGATCAATCGGCGCTCACGGGTGAATCCATGCCTGTCGATCGGGGCGCCTCATCCGCGGTCTACTCGGCCTCGATCGTCCGCCGTGGCGAGGCCAGTGGAACCATCACTGCAACGGGGACGCGGAGCTATTTTGGCAAGACCGCCGAGTTGGTACGCACGGCGGGGTCCAAGAGCCATCTCGAAGGACTCGTGTTGGCCATAGTCCGGTATCTCGTCTTCATGGATGGGTTTCTGGTCGTAGCCATCGTGATCTATGCCGCCGCCATCCGTATGCCGCTTGCGGAGATCCTTCCGTTTGCCCTTATCCTCTTTGTGGCCTCGGTACCGGTCGCCCTCCCGGCCACATTTACGCTCGCCACTGCCATGGCCTCCCTGGGTCTCGCGCAACGGGGCGTGCTGGTCACGCGCCTTGCCGCGATCGAGGAGGCCGCGGCCATGAGCGATCTGTGCAGTGATAAAACCGGGACCTTGACGCAGAACAGGCTCAGTCTGGCGGCGACCAAACCCATGGGCGATGCCACCACCGTCGAGCTCTTGTCGATGGCGGCCGCGGCCAGTGACGAGGCGACGCAAGATCCCATCGACCTTACGCTATTGGCCGCGGCCCGCGAGCAGGGCGTGACGATACCGCAGCGGGTCGGTTTTACGCCCTTCGATCCCGCCACGAAACGTTCCGAGGCCGCGTTACGAATCGAGGGGGCGCTCTGGGCGGCGATGAAAGGGGCGCCGCAGATCATCGCCGCGCTGACCAAGACGGAGGGTTGGGAACAGGGGGCTCAAGGGCTCGCGGCGCAGGGCGCGCGGGTCCTGGCGGTGGCGGCCGGTCCGGTCGGGACACCGCGCTTTTTGGGTCTCGTCGCGCTTGCCGACCCCATCCGTCCGGATGCGCGGCAGGCCCTGGGGACCTTGCAGGATTTGGGGGTGCGTGTGCGGATGGTGACCGGAGATAATGTAATCACCGCAAAGACAGTCGCCACAACCTTGGGTTTGACGGGCGCCGTGTGTGACCGTGCCGATAGGGGCGGGGATTGTGCCGTCTACGCCGGGGTGTTTCCGGAGGACAAGTTCCATCTGGTGCAAAGGCTGCAGCAGCAACAGAAGATCGTCGGCATGACCGGGGACGGCGTGAACGATGCGCCGGCCCTGAAGCAGGCCGAGGTGGGGATCGCGGTGGAGAGCGCCACCGATGTCGCCAAGGCGGCCGCGAGTCTCGTATTGACGAACCCGGGGCTCTCCGGGGTGGGCGACGCGGTCGAGACCGGTCGGCGCGTCTATCAGCGGCTTTTGACCTACACCTTGAACAAGATCGTAAAGACCTTTCAGGTCGCGCTGTTTCTAAGTCTCGGGCTGCTCGTATTCCACAGCTTTGTCATCACCCCGATTCTCGTTCTTTTGCTGCTCTTTGCCAATGATTTCGTCACGATGTCGCTGGCTCGTGATCATGTACGGCCCTCACCGACGCCCGATCGCTGGGATGTCCATGCGCTGATATTCGCGGCGCTCGTGGTGGCCGTGGCATGGACCGCCTACATTTTCGCGGTTTACGTGATCGGGCGCGCGATCGGCCTGCCCATGCACGCCCGACAAACCCTGGATTTCCTGGGGCTCGTATTCTCCGGCCTTGCAAATGTCCTGCTGGTGCGCGAACGGGGTCATATTTGGCATTCCCGTCCGGGTGTATTGCTGCTATGGGCGATTAGCGCCGACATCGTCGTGGTCACCCTGCTCGCGCACTACGGTCTTCTGATGGCGCGCATCCCCGTGATCATGACAATCCGGCTGCTGGGGGCCACTGTGCTCTATACGCTGGTTCTGGATCAGCTCAAGGTGCCACTGCTGCGGCATCTCAAAAAAGGGGCGGCGAACGGGCCCGGGACGATAGCGGGCACAAGCGCATCGTAG
- a CDS encoding universal stress protein, translated as MYKKILVGVDGSNTSTLALQEAIKVAKEQAGRLRLVHVIDMFPFATADTGVIGDAQLEEVLFKAGQTIIDGARDEAHKAGLQVETALPQNLTQPIGMVIEEEAKQWGADLIVVGTHGRRGIQHFVLGSVAERVARAATRPVLLVPSRR; from the coding sequence GTGTACAAGAAGATCTTGGTAGGGGTTGACGGCAGCAACACCTCGACATTGGCGCTTCAGGAGGCGATCAAAGTGGCCAAGGAACAGGCCGGGCGTTTGCGGCTGGTGCATGTGATCGATATGTTTCCGTTTGCGACGGCGGATACCGGGGTGATAGGGGATGCGCAGCTTGAGGAGGTGCTGTTCAAAGCGGGGCAGACCATCATCGACGGGGCGCGGGACGAGGCCCACAAAGCGGGCCTTCAGGTCGAGACGGCGTTGCCTCAGAACCTGACACAGCCGATCGGCATGGTGATCGAGGAGGAGGCCAAGCAATGGGGGGCCGACTTGATCGTGGTAGGGACCCATGGGCGTCGCGGCATCCAGCATTTTGTGTTGGGGAGCGTGGCCGAGCGGGTGGCGCGTGCCGCGACTCGCCCGGTCCTTCTGGTGCCGAGCCGACGTTAA